One part of the Bacteroidia bacterium genome encodes these proteins:
- a CDS encoding RNA polymerase sigma-70 factor, giving the protein MDSWKKHTDKQLWDQSKKGNRQAFREIFDRHYSLLLGTGINMLKDPDAAKDVVQEVFLQIWKNRENLEIKSSLEAYLKRSTINRSLNRIRSKKNFIDENELKDTASSQSSAQELLEHDDLHAALQAGLNSLPERCRLIFVMKRMEGFSQKEIAEKLNISPKTVENQMTKALKSLKKRIAPFVKNQESS; this is encoded by the coding sequence TTGGATAGTTGGAAAAAGCATACCGATAAGCAACTCTGGGATCAAAGCAAAAAAGGTAACAGACAAGCCTTCAGGGAAATTTTTGATCGACATTATTCGCTATTACTGGGGACAGGCATAAATATGCTCAAGGATCCAGATGCAGCAAAGGATGTGGTGCAGGAGGTATTTTTGCAAATCTGGAAAAACAGAGAAAATCTGGAGATTAAATCTTCTTTGGAAGCCTATTTGAAACGATCTACTATCAATCGCTCCCTCAATCGGATTCGTTCCAAAAAGAATTTTATCGATGAAAACGAATTAAAAGATACTGCTTCCAGCCAAAGCAGCGCTCAGGAACTATTGGAACATGATGACCTGCATGCTGCCCTTCAAGCCGGTCTAAATAGTCTGCCCGAAAGATGCAGGCTGATATTTGTTATGAAACGTATGGAGGGCTTTTCGCAGAAAGAAATCGCCGAGAAGTTGAATATTTCCCCTAAAACTGTTGAAAATCAAATGACCAAAGCTCTGAAGTCCCTCAAGAAGAGGATAGCACCTTTTGTCAAAAATCAGGAAAGCTCATAG
- a CDS encoding T9SS type A sorting domain-containing protein codes for MYRHLFILIAILPIFVSNVFAQRAAFCGITTENPDEIAIVMLDDFKAGEVIYISDEAYNASFNAFFGAVHGYVVPLGGLAKGEVIRITEPTNNNFTLYRSNNATPVGTFNANITGGDGRFSIHSGESFSIFSASDPSSPGSSVTEIYMHLTFNGQQDGGDEPSTDPNAPLSSGFIRLDFNDDDIQSVEFRPNQRNNTSMADFINTGKWTESEVGINQSTVPFTNLQFGGPGIFPVEWLSFSGKEIETTISLEWSTANEVNNDHFIIEKSTDGSFFNKIGEVDAVGNSQEIQNYQFSDLSPGQGILYYRLKQVDIDGAFSYSTVLELSVEGAQQVSLYPNPVSDRLEVRGSGKELIVYSILGQKLKYQKLQSEFELIDLSDLQKGTYLIQVLGENQEILEAKRIMKI; via the coding sequence ATGTACCGACATTTATTCATCTTAATTGCCATCCTTCCCATTTTTGTAAGCAATGTATTTGCACAAAGAGCCGCTTTTTGTGGAATCACTACTGAAAATCCTGATGAAATTGCCATCGTTATGTTGGATGATTTCAAAGCAGGTGAAGTGATTTATATCAGCGATGAGGCATACAATGCATCTTTTAATGCTTTTTTCGGAGCAGTCCATGGATATGTAGTCCCCCTGGGAGGATTGGCCAAAGGAGAGGTAATCCGCATTACAGAACCCACAAACAATAATTTCACGCTATACCGGTCCAACAATGCAACGCCAGTAGGAACTTTCAACGCAAACATTACCGGAGGAGATGGACGCTTTAGCATCCACTCCGGAGAAAGTTTTTCCATATTCTCCGCCTCCGACCCAAGCAGCCCTGGGTCTTCTGTTACAGAAATATATATGCATCTGACCTTCAATGGGCAGCAAGATGGTGGAGACGAGCCCAGCACGGATCCCAATGCCCCTTTGAGCAGTGGATTTATTCGTCTGGACTTTAATGATGATGACATCCAGAGTGTAGAGTTTCGTCCTAATCAAAGAAACAATACTAGCATGGCTGATTTCATCAATACTGGAAAATGGACGGAGAGTGAAGTAGGGATCAATCAAAGTACAGTCCCATTCACAAACCTTCAGTTTGGAGGACCCGGTATATTTCCCGTAGAATGGCTCTCATTTAGCGGTAAGGAAATTGAAACGACGATCTCTCTTGAGTGGAGTACTGCAAATGAAGTAAACAATGATCACTTTATCATTGAGAAAAGTACAGATGGAAGCTTCTTCAATAAAATCGGAGAAGTAGATGCTGTCGGCAACAGTCAGGAAATCCAAAATTATCAATTCTCAGACCTCAGCCCTGGTCAGGGAATCCTATATTATCGCCTTAAACAAGTTGACATTGATGGTGCTTTCTCTTACTCAACTGTATTGGAATTGAGTGTAGAGGGAGCCCAGCAGGTCAGTCTTTATCCCAATCCTGTTTCGGACCGATTAGAGGTGCGAGGCAGTGGAAAGGAACTCATCGTCTACAGTATTTTGGGCCAAAAGCTAAAATATCAAAAACTACAGTCTGAGTTCGAACTCATAGACCTGAGTGATCTTCAGAAAGGTACCTATTTGATTCAGGTACTGGGAGAAAACCAGGAAATTCTGGAAGCAAAGAGAATTATGAAAATATAA
- a CDS encoding GNAT family N-acetyltransferase: MKPTFTIKALGEGEDYPFDLLRLADPDQAVLESYLIDSKLFVLEEAAKILGVLVLKELKDDELEIMNIAIEEKQQGKGWGKVLLNFGIEEAKKRKAKSLWIATGNSSIGQLALYQKMGFEMAEIRRDHFLLNYAEPIWENGIQCKHMIRLKREF, translated from the coding sequence ATGAAACCAACTTTCACCATCAAAGCTTTGGGTGAAGGAGAAGACTATCCCTTCGACCTTCTTCGACTCGCCGATCCGGATCAAGCGGTATTGGAGAGTTATTTAATTGATTCAAAGCTGTTTGTTTTGGAGGAAGCCGCAAAGATTCTGGGAGTTTTGGTGCTAAAAGAATTGAAGGATGATGAACTAGAAATCATGAACATAGCCATAGAAGAAAAGCAGCAAGGCAAAGGTTGGGGGAAAGTGCTGCTAAACTTTGGGATTGAGGAGGCGAAGAAAAGGAAGGCAAAGAGTCTATGGATAGCTACTGGTAATTCAAGTATTGGTCAGCTGGCTCTGTATCAGAAGATGGGATTTGAGATGGCTGAAATTCGAAGGGATCATTTCTTGCTCAATTATGCCGAACCGATCTGGGAAAATGGCATTCAATGCAAGCATATGATTCGATTGAAGAGGGAGTTTTAG
- a CDS encoding alanine/glycine:cation symporter family protein has protein sequence MNPKTHFLWKSRRILPLIGLILLLPLTLSAQDKGLDEIINDAFMPFALSWEAFIFTPIPIGPFSIPIVLILLVFGACLFTVYFSFANLRLFPLALRVVRGKYDEIERVDPEHPEKESEAGEVNHFQALTTAVSGTVGLGNIAMVAVAISIGGPGATFWMILAGLLGMSSKFVECTLGVKYRDIDKEGKVYGGPMYYLSRGLKAQGRAGVGKVLSVLFALLCVGASFGGGNAFQTNQAAAQLIQRFDLGGEAIGTLIGIIFAILVGIVIIGGIKRIAKVTEKVVPFMAALYVLAALFVLIVNASLVDDAFALIIQEAFTPQATITGGFIGVILQGFRRAAFSNEAGAGSAAIAHSAVQTHYPASEGLVALLEPFIDTVIICTMTALVIIIFNMDSAFVYGDVVNNQAALIETGERIGGVNLTSMAFDAAIPGFSYVLAFAVVLFAFSTILSWAYYGSQAWAFLFGRGKRADLVYKSIFLLFTVLGSAVTLDAVIKFSDAMILALVFPNMIGLLFLFPQVKGELNKYLKLIEGAKKA, from the coding sequence ATGAATCCCAAAACGCATTTTCTCTGGAAATCCAGGCGTATTCTTCCTTTGATTGGGTTGATCCTGCTCCTTCCCCTGACTCTTTCCGCACAGGACAAAGGCCTGGATGAAATCATCAATGATGCATTTATGCCATTTGCCCTATCCTGGGAAGCCTTCATTTTTACACCCATTCCCATCGGACCCTTTTCCATTCCTATCGTTCTCATTTTGCTGGTATTTGGGGCTTGTCTCTTTACCGTCTATTTCTCTTTTGCCAATCTCCGACTATTTCCCCTGGCGCTGCGTGTGGTAAGAGGAAAGTATGATGAAATAGAAAGAGTAGATCCGGAACATCCTGAGAAAGAATCAGAAGCTGGTGAGGTCAACCATTTTCAGGCCTTAACAACTGCTGTATCCGGCACAGTTGGTTTAGGAAATATCGCTATGGTAGCTGTAGCCATTTCCATCGGAGGTCCGGGAGCCACTTTTTGGATGATTCTGGCAGGATTGCTAGGCATGTCTTCGAAATTTGTAGAGTGTACGCTGGGTGTCAAATACCGAGACATTGATAAAGAGGGGAAAGTCTATGGTGGACCTATGTATTATCTATCCAGAGGTTTGAAAGCGCAGGGAAGAGCCGGAGTGGGCAAAGTCCTATCGGTGCTTTTTGCGCTTTTATGTGTAGGCGCATCTTTTGGTGGGGGAAATGCTTTTCAGACCAATCAGGCAGCCGCTCAATTGATTCAAAGATTTGATTTGGGGGGAGAAGCTATAGGTACACTTATCGGTATCATATTCGCCATTTTGGTGGGAATTGTAATCATTGGAGGGATCAAACGTATAGCCAAAGTTACGGAGAAAGTAGTGCCTTTTATGGCCGCCCTCTATGTGCTCGCTGCGCTTTTCGTTCTCATTGTCAATGCAAGTTTGGTGGATGATGCCTTTGCCCTGATCATTCAGGAGGCTTTCACACCCCAAGCTACGATAACGGGGGGATTTATCGGAGTTATCCTGCAGGGCTTTCGCAGAGCAGCCTTTTCCAATGAAGCAGGAGCAGGTTCTGCTGCCATTGCTCACTCAGCTGTACAAACCCATTATCCTGCTTCAGAAGGATTAGTAGCCTTATTGGAACCCTTTATCGATACGGTCATCATCTGTACCATGACAGCTTTGGTCATCATTATCTTCAATATGGATTCGGCTTTTGTTTATGGAGATGTCGTAAACAATCAGGCAGCTCTTATTGAAACAGGAGAAAGAATAGGAGGAGTAAATTTAACCTCAATGGCCTTTGACGCTGCCATCCCTGGATTTTCCTATGTGCTGGCATTTGCCGTAGTTCTTTTTGCTTTTTCAACCATTTTATCCTGGGCCTACTATGGATCGCAGGCATGGGCTTTTCTTTTTGGTCGGGGAAAAAGAGCAGATCTCGTTTATAAAAGTATCTTTCTGCTTTTCACTGTTCTGGGCTCTGCAGTCACCCTGGATGCTGTCATTAAATTTTCGGATGCTATGATCCTGGCTCTTGTTTTTCCGAATATGATCGGCCTTTTATTTCTCTTTCCCCAGGTAAAAGGAGAACTGAATAAGTACCTTAAATTGATAGAAGGAGCAAAAAAAGCATAG